The Deinococcus sp. Marseille-Q6407 genome has a window encoding:
- a CDS encoding peroxiredoxin, producing the protein MKPQTGQPAPDFSGVSDDGQTVTLHDLRGRWVVLYFYPKANSYGCSIEAQKFEQFLPQFTALNAQVIGISTDAPSGQAAFREKCGLSYPLLPDADKTICRAYGVLGGLTGLLGVAGRASFVIDPQGILVFQKHDMNHTIHVGAALEAIRERQSESK; encoded by the coding sequence ATGAAACCTCAGACCGGCCAGCCGGCCCCCGATTTCAGCGGCGTCAGCGACGACGGCCAGACGGTGACGCTGCACGACCTGCGCGGGCGGTGGGTGGTGCTGTACTTCTATCCCAAGGCCAACAGCTACGGCTGCTCGATCGAGGCCCAGAAATTCGAGCAGTTCCTGCCGCAGTTCACGGCGCTGAATGCCCAGGTCATTGGCATCAGCACCGACGCCCCCAGCGGGCAGGCCGCTTTCCGCGAGAAATGCGGGCTGTCCTATCCCCTGCTGCCCGACGCCGACAAGACCATCTGCCGGGCTTATGGCGTGCTGGGCGGCCTGACCGGCCTGCTCGGGGTGGCCGGCCGCGCTTCGTTCGTGATTGATCCTCAGGGCATTCTGGTCTTCCAGAAACACGACATGAACCACACTATTCACGTAGGCGCGGCTCTGGAGGCCATCCGGGAGCGGCAGAGCGAGAGCAAATGA